A genomic segment from Octopus sinensis linkage group LG4, ASM634580v1, whole genome shotgun sequence encodes:
- the LOC115210200 gene encoding mucin-3A isoform X7, with the protein MKAKNKNSKKLKEETDATDFDSDDDKSLRLCTKNVNGQMYLVMAPENETSSLSDVETDTGNSSDAVGEDDSEISVVLLNDAKSNENTVIEDEFMDQTLTVPGSPISTSDPVILPIISPSVLTNPSINSNLTSLLPPDLTANMSVSRDASLNAAVSLPTDSAPVLITNIKKEPGIEPISALAPSLVTKSEPIILMPQAVDTSAGSPAIKSEFVNSENQLKVNPQLHTDGSVDSSGTCEISVPISLPVNHKFTVDNKTTNSAVLPKNIIVRSSQPLSQTNLKNILYSFNAILKATPSSKESSGNVPPKGTNSVLLNGTNTVYSALEPNMSSCISNSTLNVLPPKSISGATSTLANTILKTENQPKISPLPATNLPKKVFVVPVSLPSNNSQVVHLTMVSNSQTTPVPSPVTSFKYMPSASTVGPILKNSQNTTIIGKPTFAIANQVATTTPTSSSAFPLQTNPLGNVLNNTSQMPSQMTPCVLVSTLVDQASPAVTSDDKTIVHNGYVSSNVFQVVKSSNSSISANVPTEGINSKETFIKSSELILPNGVTATPKTPTTNIAILEDLNSHKTIHAITKTTSSYNLDKSICTIPKIGSTADSSCLTKTQQMPGTGTYTSVVGNKTSWLILPASTSDAKNSPAGKTTTIEPNVQAVVSSASPSTTTIINTTKNLQDSFPKSEEIIKNSSSTNFVPQIRYAINVAKSQKLFPRPLAPKTEISTVISPTIINPLSHNLPSTSLNLSSSQNTSNFLVSTSNSSKAKQTSSLSVSPPNSTTSVSYSSNFNKPMVFIGPINPDDLLNLAKHIPSAAQSVFQTSPKTSESVKIIHPSDIYKAKGITNLPKVSPSSSQNIILVPPESLPEQVSFASSVTGKMKSKISNPLILSTSTHQPKNANAAKGISLLNTNAGTQSAPTFLQASNCNNNARFVTKTVHNNIPVMFSPSSTSSSEPLKLNVTTPVGSNPVYSQSQLKPSPAIVSTVTSAISKQQPQQQQQVTSANISPVIKVKQELPDDTVSNVAPVVSLVTSQENITANSLVKLTSFSNSQVNLKLGKVSSTSDTMVKPVSTRVVNYVTSPKSALPQFVKLTKIVDNVRKKLQSPTLVSQPNQSEKLLFKVQQPETQVMQVVDSSQQSNLPKSAAPDTCDNSKNVNSTTSLTSNFLITSTSSLILPSHLTNIKTSTVSSNNSSTKPESVVISDSQSDLGNLKSICQKEDENPMTLKIDSIFSLRDNSNFTINTPKDDWKIKSEEEMTNDFLKPMVSSLTDIKPVVSSLADIKPVVSSLADIKPMVSSLADIKPMVSSLADIKPVVTSWAISKPVISPSTTSKIVVSPLPTPKPKVNSFIPSKSIVSSTTTIKPNVTSVTTSKPVVLSSLTTSKPMVISLNTSKPVVSSFNTTTPVVTTLTNLQPLASVFPRPQSMVSLIPNSSQPIVSLLPTPQPTLASLRNPKRRISSVTSSVSPIFLSSNLQPTNSAQPLNDVNSTLKPNDINSSQTAFGEISTQTDFVENSTQINYGENSCQTDCEVSSNQTDYGENSSQTDFEAGSSQKELGVNSCQTDNGANSKQAVYKVNLIRPAQEVNLIRPAQEVNLIRPAQEVNLIRPAQEVNSTKSAVEVNSTLPHYVITAKPSIKLNNTLPPYKIIVTKPNVLNSAQQSCKIISSEPATEVNSFHSGHGINSTQTANGANSKSLGISNEEKLPQEASKPKLKFKMYQFDKPVTSKPPVSNSYRQYSYLNPKPIKPKTLIENPNVLKLVKMHSAFSKLQRENKQLEMKINSKKKTRIKIDKYTLSKFPLKQCFVMMPRMYLPDGKKSANVKKLGEKTLKSIKCRATCKNVTQMLRTNNILAAQTASKIGIRYLNTSANTNDARINNSKQNAAENAKSFRLISNSMNPLILPKTNAPLPGQRLLVMQLNGKSVLFPVVNKVQNQQTPILNKGHILQASIPSTLNPVNKSTAIRTSISDRSLLFNTQFVNIAPNVVSNDPRCNTLTNSTSLLNVSKTDSAQSVKPSNSSLDNAEEDDDVNSCLQLACGIIETNTLKRKASDYRRESRKMKDSFQMRSKKSKNYISSMLNI; encoded by the coding sequence ATGAaggctaaaaataaaaacagtaagaaattaaaagaagaaacagatgcaACTGACTTTGACTCTGATGATGATAAATCTCTTCGGTTGTGCACCAAAAATGTCAATGGTCAGATGTATCTGGTTATGGCACCCGAAAATGAAACCTCTTCTTTATCTGATGTGGAGACTGATACTGGAAACTCATCTGATGCTGTTGGTGAAGATGATTCTGAAATAAGCGTAGTTCTGTTGAATGATGCTAAGTCTAATGAAAATACTGTTATTGAGGATGAATTTATGGATCAAACCTTAACTGTACCTGGTTCACCTATTTCCACCTCAGATCCAGTCATTTTGCCAATAATTTCTCCCTCAGTTTTAACAAATCCATCAATTAATAGCAACCTTACATCACTGCTTCCCCCAGATTTGACAGCAAATATGTCAGTCAGTAGGGACGCTTCTTTAAATGCAGCAGTTTCTCTTCCTACAGACTCAGCTCCTGTGCTCATTACAAATATAAAGAAGGAACCTGGGATTGAACCTATTTCTGCTTTAGCTCCGTCATTAGTCACAAAAAGTGAGCCTATTATTCTGATGCCTCAAGCAGTGGATACAAGCGCTGGCAGTCCTGCTATCAAATCTGAATTTGTAAACAGTGAAAACCAGCTGAAGGTAAACCCACAATTACATACTGATGGTTCTGTGGATTCATCTGGCACTTGTGAAATCAGTGTACCCATTTCATTACCTGTTAATCATAAATTTACTGTTGATAATAAGACAACAAATTCTGCTGTCTTACCAAAGAACATAATAGTCAGATCTTCTCAACCATTATCTCAGACCAAtctgaaaaatattctttattcattcAATGCTATTTTAAAAGCTACTCCAAGTTCAAAAGAATCAAGTGGAAATGTTCCACCTAAGGGGACAAATTCAGTTCTATTAAATGGAACCAATACTGTTTACTCAGCTTTAGAGCCTAATATGTCAAGCTGCATTTCAAATTCAACTCTCAATGTGCTCCCACCGAAATCTATTTCAGGTGCAACTTCAACATTAGCAAACACaatattaaaaactgaaaatcaGCCTAAAATTTCCCCACTTCCTGCAACTAATTTGCCAAAGAAGGTATTTGTTGTCCCTGTGTCATTACCTTCAAATAATTCTCAAGTTGTACACCTTACTATGGTTTCTAATTCTCAGACTACTCCAGTACCATCTCCTGTAACTTCTTTTAAGTATATGCCCAGTGCATCTACAGTAGGTCCCATTCTGAAGAATTCACAAAACACTACTATAATAGGTAAGCCAACTTTTGCAATAGCTAATCAAGTGGCTACTACGACACCAACATCTTCATCAGCTTTTCCTCTTCAAACAAATCCTTTAGGAAATGTTCTGAATAACACTTCTCAAATGCCTTCACAGATGACTCCTTGTGTCCTTGTATCAACATTGGTAGATCAAGCTTCACCTGCTGTGACCAGTGATGACAAGACAATTGTACATAATGGTTATGTGTCTTCTAATGTTTTTCAGGTTGTTAAAAGCAGTAATTCTTCAATCTCTGCTAATGTTCCTACTGAAGGTATCAACTCAAAAGAAACTTTTATAAAATCTTCAGAATTGATTCTGCCAAATGGTGTTACAGCCACACCAAAAACACCTACAACGAATATTGCTATTCTTGAAGACTTAAACTCTCATAAAACAATTCATGCTATCACCAAAACAACATCAAGTTACAATCTCGACAAAAGTATTTGCACTATTCCAAAAATCGGTTCTACAGCTGATAGctcttgtttgactaaaactcagCAAATGCCTGGAACAGGCACCTACACTTCAGTTGTAGGTAACAAAACTTCTTGGTTAATTCTACCTGCAAGCACTTCAGATGCCAAGAACTCTCCTGCAGGGAAGACTACTACAATTGAACCAAATGTTCAGGCGGTCGTTTCTTCTGCTTCCCCTTCAACAACTACCATCATCAATACTACAAAAAACTTACAGGATTCATTccctaaatcagaagaaattatAAAGAATTCTTCATCAACAAATTTTGTCCCCCAAATAAGATATGCTATCAACGTAGCAAAATCCCAAAAACTTTTCCCAAGACCACTTGCTCCCAAAACAGAAATATCTACAGTGATTTCACCAACTATTATTAATCCTCTGAGTCATAATCTACCATCAACATCTTTAAACTTGTCATCTTCACAAAATACTAGTAATTTTTTGGTATCAACTTCTAATTCTAGTAAAGCCAAACAGACTTCTTCATTATCAGTTTCTCCTCCAAATTCTACAACTAGTGTTTCATATTCCTCTAACTTTAACAAACCAATGGTTTTTATTGGTCCTATAAATCCTGATGATTTGCTTAATCTGGCCAAACATATCCCATCTGCAGCTCAGTCTGTTTTCCAGACTTCTCCTAAAACATCTGAAAGTGTGAAGATCATTCACCCCAGTGATATCTATAAAGCCAAAGGTATTACCAACTTACCTAAAGTATCACCATCCTCATCGCAAAACATTATCTTAGTTCCACCAGAGTCTCTTCCTGAACAAGTCAGCTTTGCCTCTTCAGTAACAggcaaaatgaaaagcaaaatcagtaACCCTCTTATACTGTCTACATCTACACATCAGCCAAAAAATGCTAATGCAGCCAAAGGAATTTCCTTATTAAATACTAACGCTGGTACACAGTCAGCACCAACATTTTTACAAGCCTCCAACTGTAATAACAATGCAAGGTTTGTGACTAAAACTGTACACAACAATATCCCTGTCATGTTTTCtccatcctcaacatcatcatctgaGCCTCTAAAGCTTAATGTAACTACTCCAGTAGGATCTAATCCAGTTTATTCACAATCTCAATTAAAGCCGAGTCCAGCTATAGTATCTACAGTAAcctctgctatttctaaacaacaaccacaacagcagcagcaggtgaCATCTGCTAATATTAGTCCAGTGATCAAGGTTAAACAAGAATTACCAGATGATACAGTCAGCAATGTTGCTCCAGTTGTTTCTCTGGTAACCAGTCAGGAAAATATAACTGCTAATTCTCTTGTAAAACTAACTTCTTTTTCTAACAGTCAAGTTAATCTGAAACTGGGGAAAGTTTCCAGCACTTCTGATACCATGGTTAAACCTGTATCTACACGTGTAGTTAATTATGTTACAAGCCCTAAGTCTGCTCTGCCTCAGTTTGTTAAGCTGacaaaaattgttgacaatgtcAGGAAGAAACTTCAATCTCCAACATTGGTAAGCCAACCCAATCAGTCAGAAAAGTTACTTTTTAAAGTGCAGCAACCAGAAACTCAAGTAATGCAAGTTGTTGATTCCTCACAGCAGTCCAATCTTCCCAAATCTGCAGCTCCTGATACATGCGATAACTCCAAAAATGTTAATAGTACTACTAGTTTGACTTCTAATTTTCTTATCACTTCCACTTCATCTTTGATCCTGCCCAGTCATCTAACCAATATCAAAACCTCAACTGTTTCTTCAAATAACTCTTCTACAAAACCAGAATCTGTAGTAATTTCAGACAGCCAATCAGATCTGGGGAATTTAAAATCCATCTGTCAGAAAGAGGATGAAAATCCTATGACACTGAAAATTGATTCCATATTTTCTCTGCGGGATAACTCTAATTTTACTATAAATACTCCTAAAGATGATTGGAAAATTAAATCTGAGGAAGAAATGactaatgattttttaaaaccaaTGGTTTCTTCATTAACCGACATAAAACCAGTGGTTTCATCATTAGCCGACATAAAACCAGTGGTTTCATCATTAGCTGACATAAAACCAATGGTTTCATCATTAGCTGACATAAAACCAATGGTTTCATCATTAGCTGACATAAAACCAGTGGTTACTTCGTGGGCAATCTCAAAACCAGTGATTTCTCCAAGTACCACTTCTAAAATAGTTGTTTCTCCATTACCCACCCCAAAACCGAAAGTTAACTCCTTTATCCCCTCTAAATCAATAGTTTCTTCAACAACCACCATAAAACCAAATGTAACCTCCGTGACCACTTCAAAACCAGTAGTGCTTTCATCCTTGACCACTTCAAAACCAATGGTCATCTCATTGAACACTTCAAAGCCAGTAGTTTCTTCATTTAACACCACTACACCAGTGGTTACTACACTAACAAACTTACAACCATTGGCTTCTGTATTTCCAAGACCTCAATCAATGGTTTCCCTAATTCCAAATTCTTCCCAGCCTATAGTTTCATTACTTCCAACCCCTCAGCCTACACTTGCTTCATTGAGAAACCCAAAACGTAGAATTTCTTCAGTAACATCTTCAGTATCCccaatatttctttcttcaaatttgcaACCTACCAACTCTGCTCAGCCACTGAATGATGTAAATTCCACTTTGAAACCCAATGACATAAACTCTTCTCAGACAGCTTTTGGAGAAATTTCCACTCAGACGGATTTTGTAGAAAATTCCACTCAGATAAATTATGGAGAAAATTCTTGTCAGACAGATTGTGAAGTGAGTTCCAATCAGACAGATTATGGAGAAAATTCCAGTCAGACAGATTTTGAAGCAGGTTCCAGTCAGAAAGAATTAGGAGTAAATTCCTGTCAAACGGATAATGGAGCAAACTCAAAGCAGGCagtatataaagtaaatttaaTTCGGCCAGCTCAAGAAGTAAATTTAATTCGGCCAGCTCAAGAAGTAAATTTAATTCGGCCAGCTCAAGAAGTAAATTTAATTCGGCCAGCTCAAGAAGTAAATTCTACTAAATCAGCAGTTGAAGTAAATTCCACTTTACCACATTATGTAATTACCGCTAAACCGTCAATTAAACTAAATAACACTCTGCCACCTTATAAAATAATTGTTACTAAGCCAAATGTATTAAATTCTGCTCAGCAGTCATGTAAAATAATTTCCTCTGAACCAGCAACTGAAGTAAATTCATTTCACTCAGGTCATGGAATAAATTCCACACAGACAGCAAATGGAGCAAATTCAAAGTCTCTAGGGATTAGCAACGAAGAAAAATTACCACAAGAGGCATCAAAACCTAAGCTTAAGTTCAAAATGTATCAGTTTGACAAGCCTGTAACTTCTAAACCACCAGTATCAAATAGTTATAGGCAGTACAGCTACTTAAATCCTAAGCCAATAAAGCCAAAAACACTTATTGAAAATCCAAACGTGTTAAAACTTGTCAAGATGCATAGTGCTTTTAGCAAACtgcaaagagaaaacaaacaactagaaatgaaaattaattccaagaagaaaacaagaatcaaaattgataaatatacccTTTCAAAATTTCCCCTCAAACAGTGTTTTGTAATGATGCCCAGAATGTACTTGCCTGATGGTAAAAAATCTGCTAATGTTAAGAAGTTGGGAGAGAAGACCCTAAAATCTATTAAATGTCGTGCTACTTGCAAAAATGTTACTCAGATGCTTAGGACGAATAACATATTAGCTGCACAAACAGCTAGCAAAATAGGTATCAGGTACTTAAATACTTCTGCAAATACAAATGATGCGCGCATAAACAATTCAAAGCAAAATGCAGCAGAAAATGCCAAGTCTTTCAGACTAATTTCCAATTCAATGAATCCACTAATACTTCCCAAGACAAATGCTCCTCTTCCAGGACAGCGACTTCTAGTGATGCAGCTAAATGGCAAAAGTGTTCTGTTTCCTGTTGTGAATAAAGTGCAAAATCAACAGACTCCTATTCTAAACAAAGGTCACATACTGCAAGCATCAATTCCAAGCACTCTGAATCCTGTTAATAAAAGTACAGCTATTAGAACTTCTATATCTGACAGGTCCCTGTTATTTAATACCCAATTTGTAAACATTGCTCCAAATGTAGTCAGTAATGACCCTCGTTGCAACACCTTAACAAATTCCACCAGTTTATTGAATGTCAGTAAAACTGATTCAGCACAATCAGTAAAACCTTCTAACTCATCTTTAGATAATgcagaggaggatgatgatgtcaACAGCTGCCTACAACTTGCATGTGGTATTATTGAGACTAACACATTAAAACGTAAAGCATCTGATTACAGACGTGAGTCACGTAAAATGAAAGATTCATTTCAGATGAGAAGCAAAAAAAGTAAGAATTACATTTCTTCCATGTTGAATATATGA